A single bacterium DNA region contains:
- a CDS encoding DUF2914 domain-containing protein — MRILHLVPIAAVLLCTAAATTAETAGGALDVVEMVVAAGFDRENRLPEQAGEVFPAGTERLWCYTRVQGAALPVDIVHAWYHEGETRARVSLPVRSPDWRTWSSKLLLPAWTGHWEVKVLDPDGLVLASRTFTIVPGTTGGEDSE; from the coding sequence GTGCGAATTCTACATCTGGTCCCGATCGCAGCCGTCCTTCTCTGCACCGCTGCGGCGACCACGGCGGAAACCGCCGGCGGCGCCCTGGACGTCGTCGAGATGGTCGTGGCCGCGGGTTTCGATCGGGAGAACAGGCTCCCGGAGCAAGCGGGCGAGGTATTCCCCGCGGGCACCGAGCGGTTGTGGTGCTACACGCGCGTGCAGGGCGCCGCCTTGCCGGTGGATATCGTCCACGCCTGGTACCACGAAGGCGAGACGCGCGCCAGGGTCTCGCTGCCCGTGCGTTCGCCCGACTGGCGCACGTGGTCCAGCAAGCTTCTGCTGCCGGCCTGGACGGGCCACTGGGAGGTCAAGGTGCTGGATCCCGACGGTCTGGTGCTAGCGTCGAGGACCTTCACCATCGTTCCCGGAACGACGGGCGGGGAGGATTCCGAATGA